A stretch of the Coleofasciculus sp. FACHB-1120 genome encodes the following:
- the rfaE1 gene encoding D-glycero-beta-D-manno-heptose-7-phosphate kinase, with translation MALDASFLAQLQNSSERLIQLLDNFAQARVLVVGDLTLDEFLTGQVERISREAPVLILRHENTRQVPGGGANAVYNLATLGAQVKVAGLVGKDDQGQALRQIFQAAGIDTTGMLLDPDRPTVTKTRISGHARQSVTQQIVRVDRKSDELPDQDLQLQLAEYIQQHLDTVDAVVCSDYGDGVFTQLVIEAALSHQKTIVDAQVGLQRYQGATLFTPNLPEAEQAVGYAIASGQITQAGRDLLALTQAQQMLITRGEEGMSLFDRSGTEQHIPAFNRTDVFDVTGAGDTVVAALTLSLVVGASFWEAAVLGNLAASIVVRQFGTATTSPEEMKAALLALLEEE, from the coding sequence ATGGCTTTAGATGCTTCCTTCTTGGCTCAGCTGCAAAATTCATCTGAGCGATTAATTCAGCTGCTGGATAACTTTGCCCAAGCACGGGTGCTAGTTGTCGGGGATCTTACTCTCGACGAGTTTCTGACGGGTCAAGTAGAACGAATTTCTCGTGAAGCACCCGTGTTGATTCTGCGCCACGAAAATACCCGGCAGGTGCCTGGGGGCGGAGCGAATGCCGTCTATAACCTGGCAACGCTGGGGGCACAGGTGAAAGTAGCTGGATTAGTCGGAAAGGACGACCAGGGGCAGGCGTTGCGCCAAATCTTTCAGGCTGCTGGAATTGATACCACGGGAATGTTGCTCGATCCAGACCGCCCGACGGTGACTAAAACCCGGATTTCTGGTCATGCTCGGCAGTCGGTGACTCAGCAGATTGTGCGAGTTGACCGGAAATCGGATGAGTTGCCAGATCAAGATTTGCAGCTACAGCTTGCTGAGTATATTCAGCAACATCTGGATACAGTGGATGCGGTGGTTTGCTCGGATTATGGCGATGGCGTTTTTACTCAGCTTGTAATTGAGGCGGCGTTGTCTCATCAGAAGACAATTGTGGATGCTCAAGTCGGTCTGCAAAGATACCAAGGGGCGACGCTGTTTACGCCAAATCTGCCAGAGGCGGAGCAGGCGGTGGGGTATGCGATCGCGTCTGGGCAAATCACCCAAGCTGGACGCGACCTCTTGGCGCTGACTCAAGCCCAGCAAATGCTGATTACTCGCGGTGAAGAGGGGATGAGTTTGTTTGACCGCAGCGGGACGGAGCAGCATATCCCAGCGTTCAACCGTACCGATGTGTTTGATGTGACAGGGGCTGGAGATACTGTGGTGGCGGCGCTGACGCTAAGCTTAGTGGTTGGGGCGTCATTTTGGGAAGCAGCGGTGTTGGGAAATTTGGCGGCTAGTATCGTGGTGCGCCAATTTGGGACGGCAACCACCAGTCCAGAAGAGATGAAGGCGGCTTTACTGGCATTGTTAGAAGAAGAATAA
- a CDS encoding energy transducer TonB, whose product MSYLSFIKNLPEKLTQPPLIAALASVGIHGVLAMTLPSLSASSTKLEEQKPRGTVKVVELSPAEQSRIPQLAPPPVSLPPIPNQTQLLPPLPPPSSVLPPIPSSPPYKFPMNSTPRPNTGAGLPEIFQRSSDRRQQRVRQNPFNPNNPNFIVGRLPDPPKVPQSAPRKVTQQEIRRRLFQGLPAGVQPGQDDISSLFPPPPPTSEQQTPFNPSEESSEKQPPIDFGQQTPSNTKPQRSIDFGQQTPNSESKVAANSGQQTPKNSEPQTPANSRQQTPPLSPQQIAVARRELQRQQVLADIRQQRRNYAYDGNGTRDDDYRQKLAGWGSRLNKVPSKEQEITLTPQYRACFIKKPEATALVGAQVDAKGNVTAELLRSSGYNILNDKAQEVVKAHSFGAKEQVYVVQVKFAYNEKDCPPVTSSRQSRNSPEAQDSKKPRDSQEAQDSRKPRESQESSEFKKPQESPDSQNSPEPRKPRESQESSESKKPRESQNSQNSPEPRKPRDSQEAQDSRKPRESQESSESKKPQESPDSQNSPEPRKPQESPDSQNSPEPRKPQESPDSQNSQQTP is encoded by the coding sequence ATGTCCTACCTCTCCTTCATTAAAAACCTGCCTGAAAAGTTAACTCAGCCGCCTCTGATTGCAGCTTTGGCTTCCGTGGGTATCCACGGAGTGCTGGCGATGACCCTGCCCAGTTTATCGGCATCATCGACCAAATTGGAAGAGCAAAAGCCGCGAGGAACTGTCAAAGTTGTGGAATTGTCACCCGCAGAACAAAGCCGCATTCCGCAGCTTGCACCGCCGCCCGTATCGCTGCCCCCCATTCCCAACCAAACCCAGCTGTTGCCACCTTTGCCGCCGCCATCTTCCGTATTACCGCCGATCCCTAGCTCTCCACCTTACAAATTTCCGATGAACTCCACACCGCGACCTAACACTGGGGCTGGGTTGCCGGAGATTTTTCAGAGATCAAGCGATCGCCGTCAGCAAAGAGTTAGGCAAAATCCTTTCAATCCTAACAACCCAAACTTTATTGTCGGACGGCTTCCCGATCCCCCCAAAGTTCCCCAATCGGCTCCCCGGAAAGTTACACAGCAAGAAATTCGCCGTCGCCTGTTTCAGGGATTGCCTGCTGGTGTCCAGCCGGGGCAGGACGATATTTCCAGTCTCTTTCCGCCGCCACCGCCTACTTCCGAGCAACAGACACCTTTCAACCCTTCTGAGGAATCTTCTGAGAAACAGCCGCCTATCGATTTTGGACAACAGACGCCTAGCAATACCAAGCCCCAGAGATCTATTGATTTTGGGCAACAGACGCCCAATTCAGAATCAAAAGTAGCAGCGAATTCCGGACAACAGACGCCTAAAAATTCTGAGCCACAAACTCCAGCGAATTCCAGACAACAGACGCCTCCTCTTTCTCCGCAACAAATCGCCGTAGCGCGGCGCGAACTGCAACGGCAGCAAGTCCTTGCTGATATACGGCAGCAGCGTCGAAACTATGCCTATGACGGCAATGGCACTCGTGATGACGATTACAGACAAAAATTAGCGGGTTGGGGTTCTCGACTCAACAAAGTACCATCGAAAGAACAAGAAATTACCCTGACACCTCAATATCGTGCGTGCTTTATCAAGAAGCCGGAAGCGACTGCTTTAGTTGGGGCGCAGGTGGATGCTAAGGGCAATGTCACGGCTGAACTGCTTAGAAGTTCTGGTTACAACATTTTGAACGACAAAGCGCAGGAAGTCGTTAAGGCTCATTCTTTTGGTGCAAAGGAACAAGTTTATGTTGTACAGGTCAAGTTTGCGTACAACGAAAAAGATTGTCCGCCGGTAACGAGTTCGCGACAATCTCGAAATTCTCCAGAAGCTCAAGATTCCAAAAAACCGCGCGACTCTCAAGAAGCTCAAGACTCTAGAAAACCACGGGAATCTCAAGAATCCTCTGAGTTTAAAAAACCGCAAGAATCTCCAGATTCTCAAAACTCACCTGAGCCGAGAAAACCACGGGAATCTCAAGAATCCTCTGAGTCTAAAAAACCACGGGAATCTCAAAATTCTCAAAACTCACCTGAGCCAAGAAAACCGCGCGACTCTCAAGAAGCTCAAGACTCTAGAAAACCACGGGAATCTCAAGAATCCTCTGAGTCCAAAAAACCGCAAGAATCTCCGGATTCTCAAAATTCACCTGAGCCGAGAAAACCACAAGAATCTCCGGATTCTCAAAACTCACCTGAGCCGAGAAAACCACAAGAATCTCCGGATTCTCAAAATTCTCAACAGACACCCTGA
- a CDS encoding precorrin-2 C(20)-methyltransferase → MQSGILYGIGVGPGDPELITVKGLGILQRVPVVAFPAGLSGKPGIAQQMVAQWLNPSQMQLALNFPYVQETEILTQAWQTAAQEVWQSLKLGQDVAFVSEGDVSFYSTFTYLAQTLQQLHPEVRVQTVPGICSPLAAAAVLRIPLTIRSQRLVVLPAIYTVGELEAVLEWADVVVLMKVSSVYEQVWKVLQQRGLLERSWVVERATLPEQVIYAGLSDRPNLKLPYFSLLIVQARESVD, encoded by the coding sequence GTGCAATCAGGTATCTTGTACGGCATTGGCGTGGGTCCCGGCGACCCAGAACTGATTACTGTGAAGGGACTCGGCATTTTGCAACGGGTGCCGGTGGTGGCTTTTCCCGCTGGGTTATCAGGCAAGCCAGGAATCGCTCAGCAGATGGTGGCTCAATGGCTGAATCCCAGCCAAATGCAATTAGCTTTAAATTTTCCTTACGTACAAGAAACCGAGATTTTGACTCAGGCGTGGCAAACGGCAGCCCAAGAAGTCTGGCAATCTCTAAAATTGGGTCAAGATGTGGCTTTTGTTTCGGAAGGCGATGTCAGTTTTTATAGCACGTTTACCTATTTAGCGCAGACACTGCAACAACTGCATCCTGAAGTGAGGGTGCAGACGGTGCCGGGAATCTGTTCCCCTTTAGCTGCCGCAGCGGTGTTAAGAATTCCGCTGACAATTCGCTCTCAGCGCCTCGTCGTATTACCGGCGATCTACACGGTGGGAGAGTTGGAAGCCGTTCTAGAATGGGCAGATGTGGTGGTACTGATGAAAGTGAGTTCAGTTTACGAGCAAGTTTGGAAAGTGTTGCAGCAGCGCGGGTTGTTGGAACGCAGCTGGGTCGTAGAAAGGGCGACGCTACCAGAGCAGGTAATTTATGCTGGGTTAAGCGATCGCCCTAATCTGAAATTGCCTTACTTTTCTCTTTTAATTGTGCAAGCAAGGGAATCAGTAGATTAA
- a CDS encoding alpha/beta hydrolase, with translation MPLPTVILPGYLEGAIAYRPLEQSLQQLGFPTVTVPLRSRDWVPTVGGRSMIPILRQLDRTVKEMLQQYNVSQLNLIGHSAGGWISRIYLGEKPYSIHGDVTEDAGLWHAHPYVATLVTLGTPHISGERWTRKNLDFVKMNYPGAFYSKVRYICVAGKSIYGARRPGQWLAYSSYKLTCGTGNTWGDGITPIEAAHLEGATNLVIEDVKHSPRTPGIWYGSPVALPSWVEYLA, from the coding sequence ATGCCTTTACCGACTGTCATTTTGCCCGGATATCTAGAAGGCGCGATCGCCTACCGTCCACTGGAACAATCTCTACAACAGTTGGGTTTCCCCACTGTAACCGTACCTTTGCGAAGTCGGGATTGGGTGCCCACTGTAGGAGGACGGTCGATGATTCCGATTTTGCGGCAACTCGACCGCACGGTAAAAGAAATGTTGCAGCAATACAACGTTTCTCAGCTTAACCTGATTGGTCACTCCGCTGGCGGCTGGATTTCCCGGATCTACCTGGGAGAAAAACCTTATTCTATTCACGGAGATGTCACAGAAGACGCTGGTTTGTGGCACGCTCACCCTTATGTTGCCACTCTCGTCACCTTGGGAACCCCCCATATCAGCGGGGAACGTTGGACGCGGAAAAATCTAGATTTTGTCAAGATGAACTATCCGGGAGCCTTCTACTCAAAGGTGCGCTACATCTGCGTTGCCGGTAAATCTATCTACGGGGCGAGGCGTCCGGGACAATGGCTAGCCTACAGCAGTTACAAACTCACCTGCGGAACGGGTAACACTTGGGGAGACGGGATTACGCCGATTGAAGCGGCTCATCTGGAAGGAGCAACCAATCTGGTCATCGAAGATGTCAAGCATTCACCGAGAACTCCTGGTATTTGGTACGGATCGCCAGTCGCTTTACCGTCTTGGGTGGAGTATTTGGCATGA
- a CDS encoding cytochrome b N-terminal domain-containing protein: protein MKTEQYEFVLRRLATILAVGILTLSLIAAVTGILLAFYYEPAAGGAYDSLQAIANEVSNGWVILRVHDLAGNGLIALSLIEIVVMFLGRQFTSSWLTAWISGILLTLTAIALGWTAMILDWSQLGYWRLSIELGTIEAIPFIGSQLRDILTGGGAITTATVEHLYTLHSYILSVGAIAIALIHLGGLLIQEIQQKRLQTKLAAINLAAESEFTQAENDPKSLSLSSAESQQ, encoded by the coding sequence ATGAAAACCGAGCAGTATGAATTTGTCCTTCGGCGTCTGGCTACGATCCTGGCTGTTGGGATTCTAACCTTGAGCCTAATCGCGGCTGTGACCGGAATCCTGTTAGCCTTCTACTACGAACCGGCTGCGGGTGGTGCTTATGATTCCCTGCAAGCGATCGCTAATGAAGTTTCTAATGGCTGGGTGATTCTCCGCGTTCACGATCTCGCGGGAAATGGCTTAATTGCACTGTCTTTAATCGAAATTGTCGTGATGTTTCTGGGCCGACAATTTACGAGTAGTTGGCTAACCGCTTGGATTAGTGGCATTTTATTGACATTAACCGCGATCGCACTTGGTTGGACAGCCATGATTCTCGACTGGAGTCAACTCGGCTACTGGCGTCTGAGCATCGAATTGGGAACCATCGAAGCCATCCCTTTTATTGGCTCTCAGTTACGAGACATCCTTACAGGTGGTGGAGCCATCACGACAGCTACCGTCGAACACCTCTATACCCTACACAGCTACATTTTATCCGTGGGTGCGATCGCGATCGCGCTAATCCATTTAGGTGGGCTATTGATACAGGAAATACAACAAAAGCGGCTTCAAACAAAATTAGCCGCCATCAACTTAGCCGCCGAGTCAGAATTCACGCAAGCAGAGAACGATCCAAAATCTCTCAGCCTCAGCAGTGCTGAGTCACAGCAATAG
- a CDS encoding cation:proton antiporter, producing the protein METSFELTLQIVITVVAGISAQVLAQYLQVPSIVFLLLFGILLGPDGLRLLHPHSLGTGLEVITALAVAVILFEGGLNLELRELGKVSGSLRNLVTLGTLITLLGGGMAAHWLGEFPWPIAFLYASLVVVTGPTVISPLLKQVQVDRQVAALLEGEGVLIDPVGAILAVVVLDTILNADTDPIEAFIGLVLRLGIGGGIGVVGGWLMGWIIKRAKFLSEDLNNLVVLAGLWGLFGLAQTIRSESGLMATVMAGIVLGASSIPEERMLRRFKGQLTILGVSVLFILLAADLSIASVFALGWGSVFTVLALMFIVRPINIGLCTFNSDLNWRQKLFLCWIAPRGIVSASVASLFAIFLTQRGINGGDSIKALVFLTIILTVFLQGLTARWVAQWLQINLQEATGAVIIGCNPLSRLVARLFQEQGESVVIIDTDPEACKKAEQENLRVFLSSGLDTEVLEEAGLDSMGTFLAMTNNGEVNLVLAQRAIEEFRPPRVLAVFPQANTPTNNSKVHQAFIPNLSIKNWNQYLNDGQVKLGKTSLKEPGFSFQQAHLQALIRSGELVPLLFLREGRFQVVPATEDWEAGDQIIYVLHDPRPKLLKRLSGASPSSRLALEKLPEVEEVPISSASVGVLLGELKPEPQTEPTEA; encoded by the coding sequence ATGGAAACATCCTTTGAACTTACCCTGCAAATCGTTATCACGGTCGTTGCAGGTATCAGCGCCCAGGTTTTAGCCCAATATCTTCAGGTTCCTAGCATCGTATTTTTGCTACTGTTTGGCATTCTACTGGGGCCAGATGGCTTGCGCCTGCTACACCCCCATTCTCTAGGTACGGGCTTAGAGGTCATTACTGCCCTGGCAGTGGCAGTCATTCTGTTTGAGGGGGGGCTGAACCTAGAGCTGAGAGAGTTGGGGAAGGTTTCCGGCAGTCTGCGAAACTTGGTGACATTGGGGACGCTGATCACGCTGCTGGGCGGCGGTATGGCAGCTCACTGGTTGGGTGAATTTCCCTGGCCTATCGCCTTTCTCTACGCTTCCTTGGTGGTCGTAACAGGACCAACCGTGATCAGTCCTCTGCTGAAACAGGTGCAAGTAGACCGGCAAGTGGCAGCACTACTGGAGGGAGAAGGCGTCTTAATTGACCCAGTAGGGGCTATCTTGGCTGTCGTGGTGCTAGACACCATTTTGAACGCCGATACCGACCCTATCGAAGCTTTCATCGGTCTCGTCTTGCGCTTAGGCATCGGCGGCGGTATTGGCGTTGTCGGTGGCTGGTTGATGGGTTGGATTATCAAACGCGCCAAGTTTCTTTCAGAGGACTTAAATAACTTGGTCGTTCTGGCTGGGTTGTGGGGCTTATTTGGTTTAGCGCAAACAATCCGCAGCGAGTCGGGGTTGATGGCAACTGTGATGGCGGGAATTGTTCTGGGTGCCTCCTCAATCCCAGAGGAACGGATGTTACGGCGATTTAAAGGCCAATTAACGATTCTTGGCGTTTCGGTCTTGTTCATCCTGCTGGCAGCTGACTTGTCCATCGCCAGTGTATTTGCGCTGGGGTGGGGAAGTGTGTTTACAGTTCTGGCACTGATGTTTATCGTGCGACCGATTAACATCGGCTTATGTACCTTCAATAGCGACCTGAACTGGCGACAGAAGCTGTTTTTGTGCTGGATTGCTCCTAGAGGAATTGTTTCGGCGTCGGTTGCTTCTCTATTTGCCATTTTTCTGACACAACGGGGTATCAACGGCGGTGATTCTATCAAAGCGCTGGTCTTCCTCACGATTATCCTGACCGTATTTTTGCAAGGACTGACCGCACGTTGGGTCGCTCAATGGCTGCAAATCAACCTCCAGGAAGCAACTGGTGCTGTGATTATTGGTTGTAATCCCTTAAGCCGCCTGGTTGCCCGTTTGTTTCAGGAACAGGGAGAGTCTGTAGTGATAATTGACACAGACCCCGAAGCGTGCAAAAAAGCAGAGCAGGAAAATCTGCGGGTATTCTTAAGCAGTGGTTTGGATACGGAAGTTCTGGAAGAGGCTGGACTTGACTCAATGGGAACCTTCCTGGCAATGACGAATAATGGGGAGGTGAATTTAGTGTTGGCGCAGCGTGCGATTGAGGAGTTTCGTCCTCCTCGTGTATTGGCAGTATTTCCCCAAGCGAACACACCGACTAATAATAGTAAGGTTCACCAAGCTTTCATTCCTAATTTATCAATTAAGAATTGGAATCAATACCTGAACGATGGACAGGTGAAGTTAGGCAAAACGTCACTCAAAGAGCCAGGGTTTTCGTTTCAACAGGCTCATCTACAAGCCTTAATTCGTTCTGGAGAGCTAGTACCGTTACTGTTTTTACGGGAGGGGCGTTTCCAAGTGGTGCCTGCGACAGAGGATTGGGAAGCGGGAGATCAGATTATTTATGTGCTTCATGACCCTCGACCAAAACTCTTGAAGCGTTTATCGGGTGCGAGTCCGTCTTCTCGTCTAGCGCTAGAGAAACTGCCGGAAGTTGAGGAGGTGCCCATCTCATCTGCAAGTGTGGGTGTCCTTTTGGGAGAACTCAAACCAGAACCTCAAACAGAACCTACAGAGGCTTGA
- a CDS encoding DUF5895 domain-containing protein gives MNASANFDFDDDRFNAPPSQVIPWCQMINPRYGKTGIQPHGLAIKLDNANAVGFKPDATWDQVQHEFSTGVETLFITSTPRLVIVRRGPLSVKDRETGMKLGTFKDNYDAFLADKLKFKTFTRHLIFLVGEKQKLLHQLPLQLTVNGAAGASFGKSYCEMKQGQVVGGFIAELEKAYAQYRKQPLTPKGPLFHAHGIFCPLIEMEERGSGTNTALVASTVDYEHPTAKNLTEYLISSSSEESALICKTFEEYQDFGKEKPKEETPAPKMEMAGVSSSYDYHDEFEYGEPPY, from the coding sequence ATGAACGCATCTGCGAATTTTGACTTCGACGACGACAGGTTCAACGCACCACCTTCTCAAGTTATCCCTTGGTGCCAGATGATCAATCCTCGATATGGGAAAACTGGCATCCAGCCGCACGGATTGGCGATTAAGCTAGATAACGCTAATGCGGTTGGCTTTAAGCCGGATGCCACTTGGGACCAGGTGCAGCATGAGTTTAGCACCGGAGTCGAAACGCTGTTTATCACTAGCACCCCCCGCTTAGTTATCGTGCGGCGGGGACCATTGTCTGTGAAAGACCGTGAAACTGGGATGAAACTGGGTACGTTTAAAGATAACTACGATGCTTTCTTGGCAGACAAGCTTAAGTTTAAGACGTTCACTCGCCACTTGATTTTTTTAGTAGGGGAGAAACAAAAGCTTTTACATCAATTGCCACTGCAATTGACAGTGAATGGTGCGGCAGGTGCTAGTTTTGGAAAATCCTACTGCGAGATGAAACAAGGTCAAGTAGTCGGTGGATTTATTGCTGAATTGGAAAAGGCTTATGCTCAGTACCGCAAGCAGCCTTTAACACCAAAAGGACCCTTGTTTCATGCTCATGGAATTTTTTGCCCGTTAATTGAAATGGAGGAAAGGGGCAGCGGCACAAATACTGCCCTGGTGGCTAGTACAGTAGATTATGAGCATCCCACTGCTAAGAATTTAACAGAATATCTAATTTCTTCCAGTTCTGAGGAGTCTGCGCTCATCTGCAAGACTTTTGAGGAGTACCAAGACTTCGGAAAGGAAAAACCGAAAGAGGAAACCCCCGCGCCCAAAATGGAGATGGCAGGGGTATCTAGTTCATACGATTATCACGATGAATTTGAGTACGGTGAACCTCCTTATTAA
- a CDS encoding murein transglycosylase A has translation MRKTFALLSLSFGIALGNVALPALANDPLPVPLIPVNSNLLNLVCCRSDALGLDEQIWGKNGQAGDRKALIASIDNSLRYLQTNSAAQAYQQYPVPGITRDRVRRSLERFRQLVVNSRSAAELQAAIKREFVLYQSVGKDNKGNVQYTAYYEPTYTASRKQTAEYRYPLYGMPSNFNSWPKPHPTRVQLEGEDGLLGANSPLKGLEIAWMSDRLEAFLVQIQGSAQLQMTDGGVMTVGYAGGTDYPYTSVGKELAKDGKLPLSGLTLPVLIKYFQQNPLELSNYIPRNQRFVFFNETNGAPAMGSVGVPVTPERSIATDKSLMPPGALALIHTRVPYFNRAGKIEQRLVSRYVLDQDKGSAILGPGRVDYFIGTGKRAGDRAGVTGGNGQLYYLLLKQ, from the coding sequence ATGAGAAAGACATTCGCTTTGCTGTCCCTGAGCTTCGGTATAGCTCTGGGAAATGTCGCTTTGCCTGCCCTCGCTAACGATCCTCTGCCTGTTCCGCTGATACCAGTCAACTCAAACCTGTTAAATCTCGTCTGTTGCCGGTCAGATGCACTGGGACTTGATGAGCAAATCTGGGGAAAAAACGGTCAAGCCGGAGACCGAAAAGCTTTAATCGCCTCTATTGATAACAGTCTGCGATATCTACAGACAAACAGTGCTGCTCAAGCCTACCAGCAGTATCCGGTGCCAGGGATTACCCGCGATCGCGTCCGTCGATCTTTGGAGCGCTTTCGGCAGCTAGTTGTTAATTCTCGTTCGGCTGCCGAACTGCAAGCCGCAATCAAGCGTGAGTTTGTCTTGTACCAGTCTGTAGGCAAGGACAATAAGGGGAACGTTCAGTACACCGCCTACTACGAACCCACCTATACAGCCAGCCGCAAGCAGACAGCAGAGTATCGCTATCCCCTCTATGGGATGCCGTCAAACTTTAACTCTTGGCCCAAACCCCACCCCACAAGGGTTCAGCTAGAAGGGGAGGATGGCTTGCTGGGAGCGAACAGTCCGCTAAAAGGGCTAGAAATCGCTTGGATGAGCGATCGCTTAGAAGCCTTCCTGGTGCAAATCCAAGGCTCTGCTCAGCTCCAGATGACCGATGGGGGTGTGATGACAGTCGGCTATGCGGGTGGAACCGATTACCCATACACCAGTGTTGGGAAAGAACTCGCTAAAGATGGCAAACTGCCCCTATCCGGTCTAACGTTACCTGTGCTGATCAAATACTTCCAGCAAAATCCTTTGGAGCTGAGTAACTATATCCCGCGCAATCAGCGCTTTGTTTTCTTCAACGAAACCAATGGTGCCCCAGCGATGGGAAGCGTTGGGGTGCCGGTGACACCTGAGCGTTCGATTGCGACGGATAAATCTTTGATGCCGCCCGGTGCTTTAGCTTTAATTCATACAAGAGTTCCCTACTTTAATCGTGCCGGTAAGATCGAACAGCGTCTGGTGAGCCGCTACGTACTCGACCAAGATAAGGGAAGTGCAATTCTCGGTCCCGGTCGCGTAGATTATTTTATCGGAACGGGTAAACGGGCGGGCGATCGCGCGGGTGTTACCGGCGGGAATGGGCAACTGTATTACCTGCTCCTGAAACAATAA
- a CDS encoding Mo-dependent nitrogenase C-terminal domain-containing protein gives MNVSQYTVKNISLTSWFWMPQEEVSQKVSPIQQPMKAGKQLNFLQPLREWIDNIQVRDRALAHRLCKLIPSQCPFERDVKVFGRTLFHIPPMCKLNPLYEEVVSLRFRALCYLADECGEDVTAYC, from the coding sequence ATGAATGTATCCCAGTATACAGTAAAAAATATTTCCCTGACAAGCTGGTTCTGGATGCCTCAAGAAGAGGTTTCCCAAAAGGTATCCCCAATTCAACAACCCATGAAAGCAGGGAAACAGTTGAACTTCCTGCAACCTCTACGCGAGTGGATTGACAACATACAAGTGCGCGATCGCGCACTCGCTCATCGCCTGTGCAAGTTGATCCCTTCCCAGTGCCCCTTTGAGCGCGACGTCAAAGTGTTTGGTCGCACCCTGTTTCACATTCCGCCAATGTGCAAGCTGAATCCGCTTTACGAAGAAGTAGTAAGCCTACGTTTCCGGGCGCTGTGCTATCTAGCAGACGAATGTGGAGAAGATGTCACCGCATACTGCTAA
- a CDS encoding WecB/TagA/CpsF family glycosyltransferase yields the protein MNTRTLTTSPIKTNILGIGVSRTKYKECTDLIIQSAQSRQSCTVAAVNVHSITSAYLDPDGHGYQLNQFTLVAPDGQPVRWALNLLRNRDEEILNERVRGPELMLNICEQAAAKEISIFLYGSTEAVLETLQKNLQEKFPSLMIAGTISPPFRSLTPQEDAAYTKQIQESGAGIVFVSLGCPRQEAWAFNHRHQLDCPLVAVGAAFDFHSGNIPEAPFWMQSLGLEWLFRFLHEPKRLWKRYWLLNPLYLILLALQLLKLLPVDQESTVEVETSNVERRPEAINR from the coding sequence ATGAACACCCGAACTTTAACAACCTCTCCAATTAAGACAAATATATTGGGAATTGGAGTCAGCCGCACTAAATATAAAGAATGCACAGACTTGATTATTCAAAGTGCCCAATCACGGCAATCTTGTACTGTTGCAGCAGTCAATGTTCATAGCATTACCTCCGCTTATCTTGACCCAGATGGTCATGGCTACCAACTCAATCAATTTACTCTGGTTGCCCCTGATGGTCAGCCGGTGCGTTGGGCGCTCAATCTTCTTCGTAATCGTGATGAAGAGATACTTAACGAGCGGGTGCGGGGTCCAGAGCTAATGTTAAATATTTGCGAACAAGCTGCTGCTAAAGAAATCAGTATTTTTCTATATGGCTCTACGGAAGCAGTTCTGGAAACTTTACAGAAGAATCTACAAGAAAAATTTCCCAGCTTGATGATTGCCGGAACCATTTCTCCTCCATTTCGCTCTTTAACGCCACAAGAAGATGCGGCATACACCAAACAAATTCAGGAATCTGGCGCGGGAATTGTATTTGTTTCTTTGGGTTGTCCTCGCCAAGAAGCATGGGCTTTTAATCATCGCCATCAGCTAGACTGTCCGTTGGTTGCTGTGGGTGCTGCTTTTGATTTTCATTCTGGCAACATTCCTGAAGCTCCATTCTGGATGCAAAGCCTGGGTTTAGAATGGCTTTTTCGCTTTTTACATGAACCAAAACGCCTATGGAAGCGCTATTGGTTACTTAATCCTCTTTATTTGATTCTCCTGGCTTTACAGCTGCTCAAATTACTTCCTGTCGATCAAGAATCAACTGTAGAAGTAGAAACTAGCAACGTCGAGCGTCGCCCAGAAGCAATCAATCGCTAG
- a CDS encoding secondary thiamine-phosphate synthase enzyme YjbQ yields the protein MTHYQQILTVQTPGKSLYKITPKVQAIVADSRIQTGLCTLFLRHTSASLLIQENADPDVLKDLENFLTKLAPESDRYFHSTEGPDDMPAHIRTAVTHTSEQIPIAGGKLLLGTWQGIYIWEHRQRGHYREIVVHIAGD from the coding sequence ATGACTCATTACCAACAGATACTTACCGTTCAAACCCCCGGCAAATCTTTATACAAAATCACGCCCAAAGTTCAAGCGATCGTTGCAGATTCGCGGATACAGACTGGGCTTTGCACCCTGTTTTTGCGTCATACCTCAGCCAGTCTGCTGATTCAAGAAAATGCCGATCCAGATGTTCTCAAAGATTTAGAGAACTTTTTAACAAAACTCGCGCCAGAAAGCGATCGCTACTTCCACAGTACGGAAGGCCCTGATGATATGCCAGCTCACATTCGCACTGCTGTGACTCATACTTCTGAACAAATCCCCATCGCTGGCGGTAAATTGCTATTGGGAACCTGGCAGGGAATCTATATTTGGGAACATCGGCAGCGCGGTCATTATCGAGAAATCGTTGTTCACATCGCGGGTGACTAA